Proteins from one Gimesia maris genomic window:
- a CDS encoding DUF1559 domain-containing protein, whose amino-acid sequence MKTSPASRENRAGFTLIELLVVIAIIGILVALLLPAVQQAREAARRNQCKNNLKQLCLAIHNYHDNYLTTPLHMHRGSDDYDGASNGGSGNLSWYVGLLPFVDRGNIYDRIPFETCGLGDSWSGIANNSSVLGGLARIEVPLFRCPSESVVNTVVSTANFSYVANAGRPRNLLSPGQPSTGAAAPPSSKGIISMSRMNEAGPYSSNWRSTTNAAFGFSDITDGLSNTAAISESLVNDGSGDHPDRRRNLYYTSSAMIEQYDAYIDQVVSDGLTGYTNWSDWSQYKGHSWLYTDSWQKHVYTHVFPPNTISIPSYSSDTFRCHEGDSGISPSSDHTGGVQVAMMDGSVRFISNSIDLNTWWALGTRNQREVISEF is encoded by the coding sequence ATGAAGACCTCCCCTGCTTCGAGAGAAAATCGCGCTGGATTCACGCTGATTGAACTGCTTGTGGTGATCGCCATTATTGGCATCCTGGTGGCTCTCCTGTTACCGGCAGTTCAACAGGCGCGTGAAGCAGCCCGTCGCAACCAATGCAAAAACAACCTGAAGCAGTTGTGCCTGGCGATTCACAATTATCATGACAACTACCTGACCACCCCGCTGCATATGCATCGGGGTTCAGACGATTATGACGGCGCGAGCAATGGCGGTTCGGGAAATCTTTCCTGGTATGTCGGCCTGCTGCCGTTTGTGGATCGGGGTAACATTTATGACCGAATCCCCTTTGAAACGTGCGGCCTGGGTGACTCCTGGAGTGGGATTGCCAATAACAGTTCTGTACTGGGAGGTCTGGCACGGATTGAAGTTCCGCTGTTTCGATGCCCCAGCGAATCGGTCGTCAACACCGTGGTCTCTACCGCGAATTTCAGCTATGTCGCCAATGCCGGCCGACCGCGCAATTTACTTTCTCCGGGTCAACCTTCCACGGGAGCTGCAGCACCGCCTTCCTCAAAAGGGATTATCTCAATGTCCCGCATGAACGAAGCAGGACCTTACAGTTCCAACTGGCGGTCCACCACGAACGCTGCATTTGGATTCAGCGATATTACCGATGGGCTTTCCAATACCGCGGCAATCTCAGAATCGCTGGTCAATGATGGCAGCGGAGATCATCCAGACCGTCGCCGCAATCTGTATTACACCAGCTCCGCCATGATTGAGCAGTATGATGCCTACATTGACCAGGTGGTCTCAGACGGGCTCACAGGTTACACCAACTGGTCAGACTGGAGTCAGTATAAAGGCCACTCATGGCTGTATACCGACTCGTGGCAGAAGCATGTTTATACACACGTTTTTCCACCCAACACGATTTCGATTCCCTCTTACTCCAGTGACACTTTCCGCTGCCATGAAGGTGATTCCGGAATCAGTCCTTCCAGTGATCATACCGGGGGAGTCCAGGTCGCAATGATGGATGGCTCCGTGCGATTCATTTCCAACTCCATCGACTTGAATACCTGGTGGGCGCTGGGAACCAGAAATCAACGTGAAGTGATCAGCGAATTTTAA
- a CDS encoding outer membrane protein assembly factor BamB family protein has translation MPFPVTRLTAFVCCSLFSGLLFLSSAAAEDWPTWRKDARRTATTNEQLAKDLHLQWTRQLGPLKPAWPEDPRIQFDAHYEPVIAGQTLFVSSSRNDSVSAFDLKTGQQQWQFFANGPVRFAPLVAGKNVYFSADDGCFYCLNTADGKLNWKFQAAPNARKALANERLSSVWPIRGGAVLSEGKIYFTCGVWPFEGTFLYTLDAETGAAVSEPEHEIKTLTDVTPQGYLVKNENKLLIPCGRSVAACLDLKTDQFITHKYGNRVTNYHVSSVGPYIFHGGSSFRMDTSQDLGVDARFPVLTEEIVYFGRAGNVVAYDLKNLKTVESKDRRGKVVKKKVLNQLWSLPIPPQQKQPQAEWEAWVKAHPVQLDLKAGNRLYGHQGEMIFALDLAEDGKAADISWTQSITGTPATMIAANGALVVVTEAGDLLCFGDKPIKPITFSAQKRALSAQQDAWTEKTSQLLSLTQPGAGYGLVLGTGSGRLLEELINQSKLTLIAVEPDTEKVAALRAKYDATGLLGTRVVIHQGNPLTFELPAYMAELIVAEDLRALGGSLNADTWKTVYKSLRPYGGTACLNLGETAYTQLATTVEEKHLPRAELKQAEGFTLLTRVGALPGSANWTHEYGDASNTLMSRDELVKAPLGVLWFGGPAGHGDLFYNRHDWGPSMAVIEGRMFLQGPGKLTAVDVYTGRILWMIPLEETPEDSPGRRGQSYDGKLVGHHFIALEDSIYLVTSQNTCVMLDPATGKTLAEMTLPHVDDRWGRIRIHEDLLLTSVFRTSKKIGEKYGLLPLELVALNRHTGEVIWTHKAQMSFPVVSLSGDRIYVYDGALENFYGDWKRRGKIPNALAERFIKAIDLKTGKLIWEHQTDVVGTWLSYSDQKDVMLVTNRDGISAFRGKDGSELWKKYSTGQGFRGHPETLWDKVIIWNDRILDQRGPGLSYDLETGEPILRKNPITGKPIPWEFTKAGHHCNYAIASPHLMTFRASSAGFCDIDSANTSRLEGFRTGCRNSLVPANGVLNSPNMAHGCSCGYSLFTSLALTHVPDSEVWSYSALAMNAKEDQVQQLGVNLGAPGDRQAENGTLWLDYPSVGGSSPVVSLKLSGADLEYYHKHSSFVEEGDLKWVAASGVEGAAALSVTLSPVPTPERSYTVRLYFLEPQDLKPGERVFDVSLQGKPVLPELDVIKAAGGANRAIVREFKGVRCSTSLQVDLTAIKGRTLLSGVEIVVEK, from the coding sequence ATGCCTTTCCCTGTGACGCGTCTTACTGCTTTTGTTTGCTGCAGCCTGTTCAGCGGGCTGCTGTTTCTTTCCTCCGCTGCAGCAGAAGACTGGCCGACCTGGCGGAAAGATGCACGGCGGACGGCAACCACGAACGAGCAACTCGCGAAAGACCTGCATCTCCAGTGGACACGGCAACTGGGGCCGCTCAAGCCGGCCTGGCCTGAAGATCCCCGCATCCAGTTTGACGCTCACTACGAACCGGTGATCGCCGGACAGACCTTGTTCGTCAGCTCGTCGCGTAATGACAGTGTGAGCGCCTTTGATCTTAAGACCGGCCAACAACAGTGGCAGTTTTTCGCGAATGGTCCGGTCCGATTCGCGCCGCTGGTTGCGGGCAAGAATGTTTACTTCTCAGCCGACGATGGCTGTTTTTATTGTCTGAATACAGCAGACGGAAAACTGAACTGGAAATTTCAGGCCGCCCCGAACGCGCGGAAAGCGCTCGCGAATGAGCGGCTCTCTTCGGTCTGGCCGATTCGCGGAGGCGCTGTACTTTCTGAGGGTAAGATTTATTTCACCTGCGGCGTCTGGCCGTTCGAGGGAACCTTCCTCTACACACTGGATGCAGAAACAGGAGCAGCGGTTTCCGAGCCGGAACATGAAATCAAAACATTGACGGATGTGACACCCCAGGGTTACCTGGTCAAGAATGAAAATAAGCTTCTGATTCCCTGTGGCCGTTCGGTCGCTGCCTGTCTTGATCTGAAAACGGATCAGTTCATCACACATAAATATGGAAACCGGGTAACCAATTATCATGTCTCTTCTGTCGGCCCCTACATTTTTCATGGCGGTTCTTCTTTTCGAATGGACACCAGCCAGGATCTGGGAGTGGATGCCCGTTTTCCCGTGTTGACGGAAGAAATTGTCTATTTTGGCAGAGCCGGCAATGTGGTTGCCTACGATCTGAAAAATCTGAAGACAGTGGAATCAAAAGACCGCCGTGGTAAAGTCGTGAAGAAAAAAGTGCTCAATCAGCTCTGGAGTCTGCCCATCCCTCCACAGCAGAAGCAGCCTCAAGCGGAATGGGAAGCCTGGGTCAAAGCACATCCGGTGCAGCTTGATTTGAAAGCCGGCAATCGTTTGTATGGCCATCAGGGTGAGATGATTTTCGCGCTGGATCTGGCAGAAGATGGCAAAGCCGCTGACATTAGCTGGACACAATCCATCACCGGCACACCAGCCACCATGATTGCCGCAAATGGTGCACTGGTCGTTGTGACCGAAGCAGGCGACCTGCTTTGTTTCGGAGACAAACCGATTAAACCAATTACGTTTTCTGCACAGAAACGCGCATTGAGTGCACAACAGGATGCCTGGACCGAAAAAACCAGCCAGTTGCTCTCACTGACACAGCCCGGCGCTGGATATGGTCTTGTGCTGGGAACCGGTAGCGGGCGTCTGCTGGAAGAACTGATCAATCAATCAAAGCTGACGCTGATTGCAGTCGAGCCGGATACAGAAAAAGTGGCAGCGCTGCGGGCGAAATACGATGCGACAGGTCTGCTGGGAACACGGGTCGTCATACACCAGGGCAATCCGCTCACATTTGAACTTCCCGCTTACATGGCGGAATTGATCGTCGCCGAAGATTTAAGAGCGCTGGGTGGGTCGCTGAATGCAGATACCTGGAAGACGGTTTACAAATCGCTGCGCCCCTACGGCGGGACCGCCTGTCTGAACCTGGGTGAAACAGCATACACACAGTTAGCGACTACGGTGGAGGAGAAGCATCTGCCTCGCGCGGAACTCAAACAAGCGGAAGGTTTCACACTGTTGACCCGCGTCGGTGCCCTGCCCGGTTCTGCAAACTGGACCCACGAGTACGGGGATGCCTCGAACACACTGATGTCCCGCGATGAACTGGTGAAAGCACCGCTGGGCGTGCTCTGGTTTGGCGGACCTGCGGGTCACGGCGACCTGTTTTACAACCGTCATGACTGGGGCCCCAGTATGGCGGTGATCGAAGGACGAATGTTTCTGCAGGGACCCGGAAAATTAACGGCCGTTGATGTCTATACCGGGCGGATTCTATGGATGATCCCTCTGGAAGAAACGCCGGAAGACAGCCCGGGACGTCGCGGCCAGAGCTATGACGGAAAACTGGTCGGCCATCATTTCATCGCCCTCGAAGACAGTATCTATCTGGTCACCAGTCAGAACACCTGCGTGATGCTTGATCCGGCAACAGGGAAAACGCTGGCCGAGATGACCCTGCCCCACGTTGATGATCGCTGGGGACGCATCCGTATACATGAAGACCTGCTGTTAACGTCGGTTTTCCGGACTTCAAAAAAGATTGGTGAAAAGTACGGCTTACTTCCGCTGGAACTGGTGGCACTCAACCGCCACACCGGGGAAGTCATCTGGACACACAAGGCACAGATGAGTTTTCCCGTCGTCTCTTTGAGTGGAGACCGGATTTATGTTTATGATGGCGCGTTGGAAAACTTTTATGGGGACTGGAAACGCCGCGGTAAAATTCCCAATGCGCTGGCGGAACGATTTATAAAAGCGATCGATTTAAAAACCGGTAAATTGATCTGGGAACATCAGACGGACGTCGTGGGGACCTGGCTCTCCTATAGCGATCAGAAAGATGTGATGCTGGTTACCAACCGCGATGGAATCTCAGCCTTTCGCGGCAAAGATGGTTCGGAACTCTGGAAAAAATATTCGACCGGCCAGGGATTTCGCGGGCATCCCGAAACGCTCTGGGACAAGGTCATCATCTGGAACGACCGCATTCTGGACCAGCGTGGTCCCGGCCTGTCTTATGATCTGGAGACCGGCGAGCCGATTCTGCGTAAAAACCCGATCACCGGCAAACCGATTCCGTGGGAGTTCACCAAGGCGGGACATCACTGCAATTACGCGATTGCCAGCCCGCACCTGATGACTTTCCGCGCGAGCTCCGCCGGGTTCTGCGATATCGACAGTGCGAATACGTCGCGCCTGGAAGGCTTCCGCACCGGTTGTCGCAACAGCCTGGTACCGGCGAACGGCGTGCTCAATTCACCGAACATGGCACATGGCTGCAGTTGTGGTTACTCGCTGTTTACTTCCCTGGCGCTGACCCATGTACCGGATTCGGAGGTCTGGAGTTATAGTGCGCTGGCGATGAACGCCAAAGAGGATCAGGTGCAGCAGCTGGGTGTCAACCTGGGTGCGCCCGGCGATCGTCAGGCAGAGAACGGCACACTCTGGCTGGACTATCCCAGCGTGGGAGGCTCCTCGCCTGTGGTCTCACTCAAACTCAGCGGCGCTGATCTGGAGTACTATCACAAGCATTCGTCTTTTGTTGAAGAAGGCGATTTGAAATGGGTGGCCGCCTCGGGAGTAGAAGGAGCAGCCGCATTGTCAGTGACGCTTTCACCGGTTCCCACGCCGGAACGCAGTTATACGGTCCGGCTTTACTTTCTGGAGCCCCAGGATCTGAAGCCGGGCGAACGTGTGTTCGACGTGAGTCTTCAGGGGAAACCGGTGCTGCCGGAACTGGATGTAATCAAAGCAGCCGGCGGCGCGAACCGGGCGATCGTCCGGGAATTCAAGGGCGTTCGCTGCTCAACCAGTCTGCAAGTGGATTTGACTGCGATCAAAGGGCGAACACTGTTGTCGGGCGTGGAAATCGTGGTGGAAAAATAG
- a CDS encoding sulfatase, which translates to MRLLMMLIFFCSVYSPLQAAQKPNILFIAIDDQNDWIGCLKGHPQIKTPHIDKVAARGTLFANAHCQSPLCNPSRTSLMTGLRPSTTGVYGLAPWFRTIEKFKDRVSLPQYLEQNGYKTYTTGKIYHGGYGRKKTDKEFSVIGPPPGVGVKPPKKLVETPNPHPLVDWGTFPHKDEDKGDWKVASWAVDQLNKKPTEPFFLSVGFFLPHVPCYATQQWFDLYPEETLQLPPFLATDRDDTPRFSWYLHWKLPEPRFKFLQEANQWKNLVRSYLACTSFVDSQIGRVTDALEKNNLDENTIIVIWSDHGWHLGEKLITGKNTLWERSTRVPLIFAGPGITENAVCEKPAELLDIYPTLIELCDLPPRTDLEGHSLVPQLKDANTPRKWPAITSHNRNNTSVRTENYRYIHYADGSEEFYDMKQDPAEWNNLSGDPNYATLIEEHRAWLPTVNEKPAPGSKHRILRYENGQANWEEVDIKADEPIPEL; encoded by the coding sequence ATGCGCTTGCTGATGATGCTCATATTCTTCTGCTCTGTCTATTCTCCGCTGCAGGCGGCTCAAAAGCCTAATATTCTGTTCATTGCCATTGATGATCAGAACGACTGGATCGGTTGTCTGAAAGGACATCCGCAGATCAAAACTCCCCACATCGACAAGGTGGCAGCCAGAGGAACCCTGTTCGCAAATGCCCATTGTCAGTCGCCACTCTGCAATCCGTCGCGGACGAGTCTGATGACCGGGCTGCGACCTTCGACGACGGGCGTGTATGGCCTGGCTCCCTGGTTCCGCACGATTGAGAAGTTCAAAGATCGCGTTTCGCTGCCACAGTATCTGGAACAGAACGGCTACAAAACTTATACGACCGGCAAAATTTATCATGGCGGTTATGGACGCAAAAAAACCGACAAGGAATTCTCGGTCATCGGACCTCCGCCCGGCGTGGGAGTGAAGCCTCCGAAAAAACTGGTCGAGACCCCCAACCCGCATCCGCTGGTCGACTGGGGCACATTCCCTCATAAAGACGAGGACAAAGGAGACTGGAAAGTCGCAAGCTGGGCCGTCGATCAATTGAACAAAAAGCCAACCGAACCGTTTTTTCTGTCGGTCGGATTTTTCCTGCCTCACGTTCCCTGCTACGCCACACAGCAGTGGTTCGACCTGTATCCGGAAGAGACGCTGCAACTCCCCCCGTTCCTGGCGACCGACCGCGACGACACGCCCCGCTTTTCCTGGTACCTGCACTGGAAACTGCCTGAGCCGCGCTTCAAGTTTCTGCAGGAAGCGAATCAGTGGAAGAACCTGGTCCGTTCGTACCTGGCGTGTACCAGTTTTGTCGACAGTCAGATCGGGCGCGTGACCGATGCGCTTGAGAAAAACAACCTGGACGAAAACACGATCATCGTGATCTGGTCGGATCATGGCTGGCATCTGGGTGAAAAACTGATCACGGGAAAAAATACGCTGTGGGAGCGTTCGACGCGGGTGCCTTTGATTTTCGCCGGTCCGGGCATTACGGAAAATGCGGTCTGCGAAAAACCGGCCGAGCTGCTGGACATTTATCCCACACTGATCGAACTATGCGACCTGCCTCCCCGCACGGATCTGGAAGGGCACTCACTGGTACCTCAATTGAAAGATGCGAACACGCCCCGCAAGTGGCCTGCGATTACTTCGCACAACCGCAACAACACGTCGGTGCGGACAGAGAACTATCGGTACATCCATTACGCTGACGGATCGGAGGAGTTTTATGACATGAAACAGGATCCGGCAGAATGGAACAACCTGAGCGGTGATCCCAATTATGCCACGCTGATCGAAGAGCATCGTGCGTGGCTGCCTACCGTGAATGAGAAACCCGCGCCGGGCAGCAAGCATCGAATTCTGCGTTATGAAAACGGTCAGGCAAACTGGGAAGAGGTCGACATCAAAGCCGACGAACCGATTCCCGAACTGTAA
- a CDS encoding PadR family transcriptional regulator, translated as MRIERELMRGAGPVAVLKLLEEGPKYGYELVEALSEQTGGILDMGQSTLYPLLYNLQSQGLIRPSWQESESGRKRKYYSLTAKGKKRLASDTAQWGAVTSAMQSLGILSGTQPKLRGGEA; from the coding sequence ATGCGCATCGAACGCGAACTGATGCGGGGTGCCGGTCCGGTGGCGGTTTTGAAGCTGCTGGAAGAGGGCCCGAAATATGGTTACGAACTCGTGGAAGCGCTGTCCGAACAGACGGGCGGCATTCTCGACATGGGGCAGTCCACGCTCTATCCGCTGCTTTATAATTTGCAGTCACAGGGACTGATCCGTCCCAGCTGGCAGGAATCGGAGAGCGGCCGCAAACGCAAATATTATTCGCTCACCGCGAAAGGTAAAAAACGACTGGCCAGCGACACGGCGCAGTGGGGCGCCGTCACCAGCGCCATGCAGAGCCTGGGCATCCTCTCCGGCACACAGCCCAAGTTACGGGGAGGGGAAGCATGA
- a CDS encoding HAAS signaling domain-containing protein translates to MNVASASLSRWKQILHTPLSHLLRGRITGPQEPLEQLDTSALPESLVEAIREIADRLDGRLRWTVAIRLAKSCSSLLREGCAAPQLVEQLSEPESIAALIRATRRTDWILNAPLPAHLWPTVERIVVNQHVKARAARQMLNRVCQTLQWQLDGGRTPEEIVTQCGDAAALSGLVYETQSLGELLDYQLSEPLMAVVLDVVQKSRLWPAEKRDVARELCAHFADGIEKGESETALIESFGSPKTAAKLIRRARLRNRPFRWRARRHATQALGILLILILVPWSVVTVRLMVARPTIKFDMVQQLDEQSRTIPREERAWPLYLQGLSMLTKVDRINSAKLDLAGMTDGPAGKNWPDMKKYLKSHSEQIDMYLQAASRPALGFINRPQANDLNEYRDLNRPYEANPAGNTDFNIYLPQADALRSNVFSLLTGGIHLAAEEGNAERCLQLLLARINVVKHYRQSGPWAIIQSTANGEAGRSAQLAAEIVETYPDLFNNRQLKVLFQKVQQMPMPPLNISETREQDVQNLLQHAYTDDGNDQGRFTIHGFQSLQTLAEGSIHDRNLLLSTIPSLVRQDPKEPERNSWIPFQVQSGFLAMQIADRKEMRRELLYLNELLSEAITNATPEAEDAYNKEYHRLMDSPELRLKYLPALLLMSPFESYTFMNLHKDSITQRAAALTILAAQMYRREHGRFPKRLQELVPAYFSEIPVDPQTGKPLSYQLKDGRPEVTAAEQAGSAEE, encoded by the coding sequence ATGAACGTCGCCTCCGCTTCACTATCCAGATGGAAACAGATTCTGCACACACCGCTTTCTCATCTGCTCCGCGGACGAATCACGGGTCCTCAAGAGCCACTGGAACAACTCGATACGAGTGCCCTGCCTGAAAGTCTGGTCGAGGCAATCCGGGAAATTGCAGATCGTCTGGACGGTCGCCTGCGCTGGACCGTTGCGATCCGTCTGGCGAAGTCCTGCAGTAGTCTGTTACGCGAAGGTTGTGCGGCACCTCAACTGGTAGAGCAGCTGAGTGAACCGGAAAGCATCGCCGCTTTGATCCGTGCGACACGCAGGACCGACTGGATATTAAACGCCCCGTTGCCCGCTCATTTATGGCCCACCGTCGAACGGATTGTCGTCAATCAGCATGTGAAAGCACGCGCTGCCCGCCAGATGCTGAACCGCGTCTGTCAGACTCTGCAGTGGCAGCTGGACGGCGGGCGCACGCCTGAAGAGATTGTCACCCAATGTGGTGACGCTGCTGCTTTAAGCGGTCTGGTTTACGAAACACAATCGCTGGGAGAACTGCTGGATTATCAGCTGTCCGAACCCTTAATGGCGGTTGTGCTGGATGTCGTACAGAAATCCCGGCTCTGGCCTGCGGAAAAACGGGATGTGGCCAGGGAACTTTGTGCTCACTTTGCCGACGGAATCGAGAAGGGAGAAAGTGAAACAGCGCTGATCGAATCGTTCGGTTCCCCCAAAACCGCCGCGAAGCTCATCCGCCGCGCGCGTCTGCGGAATCGCCCGTTCCGCTGGCGCGCCCGCCGTCACGCCACGCAGGCACTGGGAATACTGTTGATCCTCATTCTGGTTCCCTGGTCCGTAGTGACCGTTCGATTAATGGTCGCACGACCCACAATCAAGTTTGATATGGTTCAGCAACTGGATGAGCAGAGCCGCACGATTCCCAGGGAGGAGCGCGCCTGGCCTCTCTACCTGCAGGGGCTCTCAATGTTGACAAAAGTGGACCGCATCAACTCGGCAAAACTCGATCTTGCCGGGATGACTGATGGACCTGCCGGCAAAAACTGGCCTGATATGAAAAAGTATCTGAAATCACATTCTGAGCAGATCGATATGTATCTTCAAGCAGCCAGCCGCCCCGCACTCGGATTTATCAATCGACCCCAGGCCAATGATCTCAATGAATATCGGGACTTAAACAGACCATACGAAGCGAATCCGGCTGGTAATACAGACTTCAACATTTATCTGCCGCAAGCTGATGCACTGAGAAGTAACGTCTTCTCCCTGTTGACCGGCGGCATTCATCTGGCAGCGGAAGAGGGGAATGCGGAACGCTGTCTGCAACTGTTGCTGGCGCGTATCAATGTGGTTAAACATTACCGTCAGTCGGGCCCCTGGGCCATCATCCAGAGTACTGCAAATGGAGAGGCAGGTCGTAGCGCACAACTGGCAGCAGAGATCGTAGAGACATATCCAGATCTGTTTAATAATCGACAGTTGAAGGTTCTCTTTCAAAAAGTGCAACAAATGCCGATGCCACCACTCAATATCAGTGAAACCCGAGAACAGGATGTTCAGAATCTGCTACAGCATGCCTACACAGACGATGGTAATGATCAAGGCCGATTTACGATACATGGCTTCCAGAGTTTGCAGACACTGGCAGAGGGTTCCATTCATGATCGTAATCTGTTGCTCTCCACGATTCCGTCTCTGGTCAGGCAGGATCCAAAAGAACCAGAGCGAAACAGTTGGATCCCGTTTCAGGTCCAGTCAGGTTTCCTGGCGATGCAGATTGCAGATCGCAAAGAGATGCGTCGTGAGCTGCTGTATTTAAACGAGCTTTTGAGTGAGGCGATTACCAATGCAACGCCAGAGGCAGAAGATGCTTACAATAAAGAGTATCATCGCCTGATGGATTCCCCTGAGTTGCGGCTCAAATATCTCCCTGCCTTATTGTTGATGTCTCCATTCGAGTCCTACACTTTCATGAATTTACACAAGGATTCGATAACCCAGCGTGCGGCAGCATTGACGATTCTGGCAGCCCAAATGTATCGCCGGGAGCACGGTCGGTTTCCGAAAAGACTGCAGGAGCTCGTTCCCGCGTATTTCTCCGAAATTCCCGTCGATCCACAGACGGGTAAACCGTTAAGTTATCAGCTCAAGGACGGACGTCCTGAAGTTACTGCAGCAGAGCAAGCCGGATCAGCAGAGGAATGA
- a CDS encoding DUF1501 domain-containing protein, producing MLSFCNHHGKQERREFLRVGGLALGGLTLPGLLSLQAQAAGSGTLLKNKSVIFLFMHGGPSQIETFDPKMTAPSGIHSVTGEVATKIPGVTFGGTFPRLAQLADRMSIVRSYRSGDSRHDIKPIVHKDTLNANLGSLYSRVVGANHPENGMPTNAVLFPQAIDDKMLPAVTQFGKFDSHGLMGSAYAPFVPGAGGDMQSNMSLSISPNRLDDRRLLLSKLDRARWAAEKSETFAASSQLQQQAFDVILGGVSRAFDLSQEDSAVVARYDTAPLVKPASISTRWKNYKRYIDNAQSLGKLLLMARRLCEAGCGFVTITTNFVWDMHADKNNAGVGEGMDYMGVPFDHAVSAFMEDVHARGLSDDILLVCTGEMGRTPKLNSRGGRDHWGNLSPLMLSGGGLNMGQVIGQSDRHAGGPQTEPIERKDLVTSIMHTLFDLGELRITRGVPSEVVQVATAGTPIPGLF from the coding sequence ATGCTTTCTTTCTGTAATCATCATGGCAAACAGGAACGGCGGGAATTCCTGCGCGTGGGCGGTCTGGCACTGGGTGGGTTGACCTTGCCTGGTCTGCTGTCGCTACAAGCGCAGGCGGCGGGATCAGGCACGCTGCTGAAGAACAAGTCGGTCATCTTCCTGTTCATGCATGGCGGACCGAGCCAGATTGAAACGTTCGATCCCAAAATGACCGCGCCGTCGGGTATACACAGTGTGACGGGCGAAGTGGCGACGAAGATTCCCGGCGTGACGTTCGGCGGGACGTTTCCCAGACTGGCCCAACTGGCCGATCGCATGTCGATAGTCCGTTCGTATCGATCAGGCGACAGTCGCCACGATATCAAGCCAATCGTGCACAAGGATACGCTCAACGCAAATCTGGGTTCGCTTTATTCGCGGGTCGTAGGCGCCAATCATCCCGAGAACGGGATGCCGACGAACGCGGTGCTCTTTCCGCAGGCCATTGATGACAAGATGCTGCCCGCTGTCACCCAGTTCGGCAAATTTGATTCGCATGGTCTGATGGGCTCCGCGTATGCCCCGTTTGTTCCCGGAGCTGGCGGCGATATGCAGTCGAATATGTCTCTGTCTATCTCCCCGAACCGTCTTGATGATCGCCGATTGTTACTCTCAAAACTGGATCGTGCCCGCTGGGCGGCTGAAAAAAGTGAGACGTTTGCCGCCAGTTCGCAACTTCAGCAACAGGCGTTTGACGTGATCCTGGGTGGCGTCTCTCGCGCCTTTGATTTATCTCAGGAAGATTCAGCCGTCGTCGCCCGCTACGATACCGCTCCCCTGGTCAAGCCGGCATCCATCAGCACGCGCTGGAAGAACTACAAACGCTACATTGACAACGCACAGTCACTGGGCAAGCTGCTGTTGATGGCCCGTCGGCTCTGTGAAGCAGGCTGCGGCTTTGTGACGATCACCACCAATTTTGTGTGGGACATGCACGCGGATAAAAATAACGCCGGCGTCGGGGAAGGCATGGACTACATGGGAGTCCCCTTCGATCATGCCGTATCTGCCTTTATGGAAGACGTGCACGCACGCGGCCTCAGTGATGATATTCTGCTGGTCTGTACGGGCGAAATGGGACGCACTCCCAAACTCAACAGTCGTGGCGGACGCGATCACTGGGGCAATCTATCGCCACTCATGCTGTCAGGCGGCGGTCTGAATATGGGGCAGGTCATTGGCCAGTCAGACCGACATGCCGGCGGACCTCAGACCGAACCCATTGAACGCAAGGACCTGGTCACCAGTATCATGCACACCCTGTTCGACCTCGGCGAACTTCGCATTACGCGCGGCGTTCCCAGCGAAGTGGTCCAGGTCGCCACCGCAGGCACACCGATTCCCGGCCTGTTCTGA